TCTTCTTCAGGGCTTCGACACAAGCTGGTTTTGATTTGCAAAAGAACATAGTATCGTCGGCAAAAAGGAGGTGGTTGATCGGTGGACTGTTACGGGAGACCCTTACTCCCGGTAGTGATCCATCAGCTTGTCCTTTGGCACACAGTGCTGATAGAATTTCCGTGCATAGTATGAAGATATGAGGGGATAGTGGATCGCCTTGGCGTAGGCCTCGAGTCGGCTTCACTAGTCCCTGTGGAGAGCCATTGATCAGGAAAGAATATGAAACTGATTCAATGCACAGCATGACCCACCTAATCCAGATATCATCAAATCCGAGTAGCTTTAACACCTCTTTAACAAAGCTCCATTCTATCCTATCGTAGGCTTTGCTCATGTCTGTTTTCACAGCCATTGTGCATCTCTTTGTAGCCTCTGACGTCCGTAGGTAATGGAGAGTCTCATGGGTAATGAGAACGTTGTCGGAAATTGATCTTCCCGACACAAACGCTGACTGGGTATCAGAGATAAGAGACGGTAAAAGCGGCTTGAGTCTTCGGGTAAGCAGCTTAGCTATGATCTTATAGTGAGTGTTACATAAGGCAATGGGCCTATAATCCGCAACCGAGCGAGGTGCAGTGATCTTGGGAATGAGCCTAATGTGGGTTTCGTTTTGTTGTGGATGAAGAGAGCTTGAAGTGAAGAAATCCCGAACATCCCTTATCACATCCGCACCCACTATATGCCAGTAAGACTGGTAGAAAGTGGCGGAGAAGCCATCGGGGCCTGGAGCTTTGTTACCGTTTATGGACATAACAGCTTCCCTTATTTCCGAATCACTCGGTATTGCAGTTAGCATTCTGTTCATATCTGGAGATACCTTTTTCCGGAGAAGGCCTTGAATCTGCGAAAATGAGTCATTGCCATTGGTCGTAAAGATCTGAGTGAaataatttgatatcactcTAGTAATGTCCTGCTCCTCATATACTGCTCCACCTTGTGCATCCTCAAGCACTGGAATGGAATTTATTGCTCTTCTAGTCCTGGTGGCTGCATGAAAGAAACCAGTATTCCTGTCTCCTTGTTTGAGCCATTGGATTCTACTTCTTTGTTGCCAAAATTGCTCCTCAGCTAGGTAAGCAATGCGAAGTGAAGCCTTAATTTCGTCAATTAAGTTTTGGTCTGGAGTATCACACGAGAGGGCCGCCTCAAATGTTTCTTGGTTTCGTTTGATGGAGAGATTGCTCTGCTCCTGTTGATCCTTTGACCACTCGATGATCCCTCTCCTAACATCATTTAGCTTCTGGATTACCGAGTCTAGAGGAGAGTGATGCCAAGTTTTATCTATGAGCTGTGTAACTTCAGGCTGCTCAGTAAGTGATCTGTTGAAACGGAAAACACCTCGCTTTCGTTTTCTATCTGCGTTGAAGTAGGTTAGTAGTGGTCTATGGTCTGATCCCTCAAATCGCAGGTATCGGCAACGTCCCAATGGGAACGATTCTGACCATGAGCAGTTTCCCATAGAGCGATCCAACCTAGATCTGATGAAATGTGTATGCCTGTTCCCGCGCCAAGATAAATGTTCTCCCGTGTGTTTTAGATCCCACAATCCATTTTGTGCCACGAAGGATCTAAAGGCCGTGAAGGAGCCTTCAAAACGCACAGGCCCTCCCACTTTTTCCGCATTGTTTAAGATATCGTTGAAGTCCCCAGTAAGCAACCACGGAGAATCTCTGCCTTGCCCCACTGTAGTCAGTTTCTGCCAGTATGCGGTTCTATCTTCTGTTGCAGGGGCTCCATACACAAAAGAAACGAAGGTGGTGACTCCCTTATGTACTACTCTTGTGTCCACCATATTGGGAGATGATTCTAGTATGGTGATATCAGTGTCATCATTCCAGAATAATGAGAGACCACCACTAAGCCCTATGGGCGGTATAGAAAAGTAATGGATAAAGTGAAGACTTTGGAGTTTCAGCTTTATAAATTCATCCTCATTCTTTGTTTCCATTAGGAACATTACATTAGGAGCCATTTTCTTGTGGATCTCCTTGATACGCCGGATTGTAAGGACGTTCCCAAGTCCTTGACAATTCCAGCTTAATATGACTAAGGAAGAGGGTGGTGTTGGGGCCGAAAATCCACCCCACCTCTAGTACTGCCCGGTATAAACACCGTACTCGGAGCTCCATTATTCTTTCGCTGCTTGCTGGACCCTGCCTTATTACAAGGTATAGTGCTTTCTTTATCCTCTACTATCATTCTGCGAGTTGAGGTCGAGGAACGAGTAGTAGTTGATCTTCGGAGAGCAAGTGTTTGTAGAGGGCTTCTTGCGATACGTTTCCTGGTAGTAACTTTCCGTTTAGCCAGTGATTTACTTTGGGGTGCGAGTGGGATAGAGTGGAAAACTGTTCTGCTTGATCCCGCGTGTTTGTCTCTCAGTCTCCGAACTGTAGGGACTCTGGTTGATTCCATGGCCTCATTTTCCCCTTCCATCTGCTCCGGGATTACCTCGCCCTCGATATTATCTTCATTTACTTGGAGGCGTCCTGACTCAAAGCTCGGAGGCATTCTGTCACTTGGTTCAGAGAGGCGGGCAAGGGCTGATCGTCTTTCTCTCGAGCCCGagtgtgaagcatctttactCCCATTTGGATTGTCGATACGAGATTGTAAGTTACGAGCTGGCGTGATCTCCTGTTTAGAAGCTGAGGGTTGAGCATTGACCTCCATCGTTGGTAGCTGAGGCCTGTCTCTCAAGTCATGAGATGGAGTTAGAACCCTTGTAGAGGTGGATTGGTGATTTTCTGCAATTTGAACCTGCGGGATATTCCCCGTAACTTGATCCAAACTTTGGCGAGGAAGTGGGTTACCATAGGGAGTAGAGGACCCCGAACTTTGTCTACTCTTCTCAACGACTCTGTACTCTGTACTGTTAAACGGGAAAAAGGTCATTTTAATCCCAAACTATTAAATCCCGAACTGTTAAATACCAACTCAAGTAGACTTCTTAAAAACGATTACAATTGGCTTCATTTTGTAAGTTCGGGAGTAAAATGACCTTTTTCCCGCCAGGAAACACCTTGTAAATATCAAAAGATCGCTTCATCTTCTACTCAGTGAAGAGGACACGAGGATCGTACTTGCGGGaactcaagcttctcaagaagtCCCTTGCTATACTCTTCACTGACCCAGGCCCATTTGAGCAAATGAGCAGTCATACAAGCTGACCCGGTCTTAATCCGGATACCCgattattcattttatttttccaaagacggaaagaaagaaaaacagaagagcttctaataagaagaaaaagaagaggacgacgacgacgacgacgacgttCACGAACCCTAAAATTCCAGGGAAGACGATTATTACTCGGATCAAATCAAAGAtatcaggagagagagagagagattcaatGAAGCTCCTTTATAAGTACCAAAAGCGGTAATCTCCTTTTCTCCTCCTTCCTTACTCTCTCGCTCAATCCTATCGTTGCGCACAGTTCTGGCGTCACTATGCATTGTTGACGTTTCGAATTTTGGTAATAATCGTATAATATCAGATCAGGTGTCTCGTCTAGATCTGCTCGAGAAGGAGAAGAACGAGCTGTTATCAGCGGAGAAGAAGATAGGATAAGCGTATTGCCTGACCCGTTGTTATGTCACATACTTAGCTTTCTCACCACTGAGCAAGCGGTTTGGACAAGCGTTTTGTCCTCTAGATGGAGATACCTCTGGAAATGGGTTCCTAGGTTAGAACTAGACAGCTTTGATTTCACTAACGACAAGGTCTGTGTTGATTTCATCGACAAGTTTCTTGCTTTCCAAGGCAAGTCCTACTTGCGTGAGTTCAAGTTAACCATTGACCATGATGTCTCCAACAGTAATCTTTCTCTTTACGGGCCGTGTCTCGGTAGAGTGGTTGATATGCGGAAGCTTGAACGTTTCCAAGTCGAGAATGAGTTTGAACATGGTGGCATTGTTTACATCCGGTTTACTCTTTCTGCGTCTGAGGCATTGGTCTCCTTAAAGCTCCATTCCGTTTGGTTGAATGGTTTTAAGTCTCTTTCCTTTCCCTCTCTCAAGATCATGTTCCTGGAAGACGTTGGTCTTCCTAGCGATGCGGCTGCAGAGGAGTTGATCTCCTGCTCTCCTGTTCTACAAGTTTTGAAAATATGCCTTTGTAAATATGATTCTGTGGTAGCTTTACGTGTCTGCTCACTGTCGTTAAAGAGCTTCACTTTGAAACGAATGGAGCCTCGTTATTCTCGTGGACATTCTGTGTTGATTGATGCCCCGAAGCTCGGGTGTCTGAGTCTCACGGATTACTACCATTTCAGCAGCTTTGAGATAACCAGTGTGGCTGACTCTTTCAAGGTTGATATCGATGTCGAGTTTGAGCTAATGAGTGATTACTTGATGGAAATGAAGATCATCTACAATCTTCTCAAGAATTTTTCAGGTGTTACAAAAATGACCATATCTTGGAAAACTCTGGAGGTATATAAACTCTATGAAACGCTCTAAACTTTCCCATtaccattgtttttttttgttcatcttcTCACTTTGTTTTGTGCTCTTCTTTTTGCTTACAGTTTATATATAGTTTCCATCAGACGAACCCAGTCCCCAAATTTCATGACTTGACTTGTTTGCGTGCCATTATGTGTTTAAACGCATCCCCTAAACTATTGCCAATCGTTCTTGAGAGCTGCCCCAATCTGAAACACTTGACATTGGTAAAAAATTGGCTAAAACTTTTCAAGTTCTGAGATCAGTAAAGTATTTATCGGCAAAGAGTGAGTAGAGATGATTTTGTGGTCGCGTTACGTGTCTGCTCACCGTCGCTAAAGAGCTTCACTCTAAAACGAGTGAAGCCTGCTTATTATGCCCCTGGACATTCTTCAGTATTGATTGATGCACCGAAACTTGAGTGTCTGAGTCTCTTGGATTTCTACCAGTTCAGAAGCTTTGAGATAGCCAGTATGGCAGCTGACTCTGTCAAGGTTGATATTGATGTCGAGTTTGAGCTGATGACTGATTACTTGTCGGAACTGAAGATCATCTACAATCTTGTCAAGAGTTTTTTAGGTGCTGAAGATATGACCAGATCATGGAGAACACTGCTGGTATATAAACTGTGTCTGTGACAAGCTTTAAACTTTCCCattatcattgttttttttttctttctcacttTGTTTGTGCTCTTTCTCTTCCGCTTACAGTTTATACATAGTTCCCCTCTGACGAACTTTCTCCCCAAATTTCATGGCTTGACTCGTTTGCGTGCCACTATGTGCTTAAATGCATCCCCTGAACTATTGCCAATCGTTCTTGAGAGCTGTCCCAATGTGAAACACTTTGACATTGGTAACAATTTTGGCTTTTAAACTTTTCAATTAGTAAGGTTTTTATTCTGTCGATTTGTGTTTGCTGAGTTGTTAATTCATTATCCAGAAGTGATAGCTAGACTCTCCACTGTGCTGTCTCGTTGTTTGGTGTCGTCTCTTGAATCTGTTGAAATGGAATGCCCGGTCACGGAGATAGCTACTGAACTGGATTTGGCTAGATACTTTATGAAGAATTCTACAACACTCAAGAAGCTCGTACTACGTTTGAATCAGTCTTCTACTGGAGAGAAACACAGGCCTGGTGTCTTGGACCAACTCATTGAATCTCCAAGACTCTCTAGTTTGTGTCAGTTCGAAGTTATTCCAGTGGTTCCAATCTCAGAATCATTTGTGTGAGGTACTACTGGTATGGCTTAAGACTCCATTTGGTTTGGTTGAATGATTTTGAGTATCTCTTATATCATGCACTGGTTTGATTATAGGCTCTTTGATATGTTATCACTACCAAGACTCTGCACTTAGAACATGATATCAGTGCTATTACTTTTAACGCTAATATCATGCTCTGGTTTGATTAATGACATAGAATCTATGCGTCCGTTTTACGTCACTTAATAGCTTGACTCCACCACTTGTTGAGTTTGCCGTCAACAAGACGGTTGAAAAATAGTCGTGATCAATAAGAGTGCTTTGGCAAATGATAATGGTTGATATTTAATGTGGACGTTGACTGGACCCATAACTTATTATGGATATTGGGTAATGACTAAGAAATTTAAATACTATACTTAGTCAAGGATTAGTTAAAGCTGCAAGCAAAATGCATCCAACTTTGAGTATAAAAACAAGAAAGGTCAAAGATAACAAGGAGGGCTTCAGAAAATAGACGACGAGGGTTTCAATATTCAATCTCCGGTGAGTTACTTTCTCCATACTTCTACTTTGCTCGGCTAATCTATATGTAACTGCAAAGTTTTTAAGTTAAAACGATTGAACATATGataaattgaattttttcaGGTCGTTTTCTCTCTAAAAGTCAAAGAAAAAGCTATGCAAGGAGGAAGAAGTGGAACAAGTGGTGAAGACAGGATAAGCATATTGCCTGAACCATTGCTATGTCATATACTCACCTTTCTTACTACCAAGGAATCTGTTAGGACAAGTGTTCTGTCCTCTAGATGGAGAGATCTCTGGCTATGGGTGCCTAGATTAGATCTGGACAAATCTGACTTCTCAGTGGAGAACACCTGCGTGAGTTTCATCGATAAGTTTCTCAATTTCCGAGGTGAGTCCTACTTGCGTGGCTTCAAGCTAAACACTGACCACGATGATGACGAGTCCAATTCTTCAGTGGAGGCATGCCTGACGCGAGTGGTTAACAAGTGTAAGATTCAGCATTTCGAAATCAAGAACTACTTTGGGTTTTGCTACCTTGAGATGTCTCTAGTCttttcaatgtgtgacacattAGTTAGCTTGAAACTCAGCTTCGTGATGATGAGTGATTACGACCAGTCATGTTCTTTACCGTGTCTCAAGTCTCTGCACTTGGAAAAA
The window above is part of the Brassica napus cultivar Da-Ae chromosome C3, Da-Ae, whole genome shotgun sequence genome. Proteins encoded here:
- the LOC106386625 gene encoding F-box/FBD/LRR-repeat protein At5g18770 → MKLLYKYQKRSGVSSRSAREGEERAVISGEEDRISVLPDPLLCHILSFLTTEQAVWTSVLSSRWRYLWKWVPRLELDSFDFTNDKVCVDFIDKFLAFQGKSYLREFKLTIDHDVSNSNLSLYGPCLGRVVDMRKLERFQVENEFEHGGIVYIRFTLSASEALVSLKLHSVWLNGFKSLSFPSLKIMFLEDVGLPSDAAAEELISCSPVLQVLKICLCKYDSVVALRVCSLSLKSFTLKRMEPRYSRGHSVLIDAPKLGCLSLTDYYHFSSFEITSVADSFKVDIDVEFELMSDYLMEMKIIYNLLKNFSGVTKMTISWKTLEFIYSFHQTNPVPKFHDLTCLRAIMCLNASPKLLPIVLESCPNLKHLTLVKNWLKLFKF
- the LOC125584459 gene encoding F-box/FBD/LRR-repeat protein At5g18770-like, whose protein sequence is MAADSVKVDIDVEFELMTDYLSELKIIYNLVKSFLGAEDMTRSWRTLLFIHSSPLTNFLPKFHGLTRLRATMCLNASPELLPIVLESCPNVKHFDIEVIARLSTVLSRCLVSSLESVEMECPVTEIATELDLARYFMKNSTTLKKLVLRLNQSSTGEKHRPGVLDQLIESPRLSSLCQFEVIPVVPISESFV